In Sphingobacteriaceae bacterium, the sequence GGCTTGGGCGGCACCAGGCCCATGTTGCCCGCCACCGGCTCCACGATGACGGCCGCCAGACTGTCGCCCCGCTCCCGGAACAATTGCTCCACGGCGTCCAAGTCGTTGTAGGGCAGTACGTAGGTGTCCCGGGCCGCGGCGGCGGGCACGCCGGGAGTGCCCGGTATGCCGTGGGTGAGCACCCCCGAGCCGGCGGCGGCCAGGAGGCTGTCGGCGTGGCCGTGGTAGCAGCCGGCGAACTTGACGATGCCGTCCCGCCCGGTGTGGGCCCGGGCCAGGCGGAGGACGCTCATGGTGGCCTCGGTGCCGGAACTGACCAGGCGCACCTGCTCCACCGCCGGCAGGGCCTCCACCACCAACTGGGCCAGTTCCACTTCCCAGCGGGTGGCGGTGCCGAAGCCCGTGCCGTCGGCCAGGGTCTCGGTCAAGGCGGCCATGACGGCCGGCGCCCTATGGCCCAAGATGAGGGCTCCCCAGGACATGACGTAATCGATATAGCGGTTGCCGTCTTCATCCCATAGGTAAGGGCCGTCTCCTCGGGCCATGAAGACGGGCTCGGCGGCTACCGCCTTCAAAGCCCGCACCGGGCTGTTGACGCCGCCGGGAATTACTCGCTGGGCTTCCTGGAACCAACGGGACGATTGGGGGAAGGCCAAGACCATTACCTCCACTCCGCCGGCACCCCTGTGGTAAGATGCAGGCGGTGATCAAAGACATGCTTTCGGCTTTGGATCCCGTAATGGTGGAGATCGGCCCCTTCGCCATCCGCTGGTACGGCTTCTTGATGGCCGTCTCCATGGCGGCGGGCCTTTATGTGATGATTACCCACGGACGCCGCCAGGGCATTCCCGAGGAGCACCTGTACAACCTCGGCCTGGTCATCATCGTCGCCGGGGTAATCGGTGCCCGCATTATATACGTGGCCACCAACTGGCCTTACTACGCCGCCAACCCCGGCGAAATCCTGCGGGTGGACCACGGCGGCCTGTCCTTCCACGGCGCCGTCGGCGGCGGCTTCCTGGCCGGCTGGTACTACTGCATCCGCAAGGGTGTGTCCTACCGCCGGGTGGCCGACTTGGTGGTGCCGGGCATCGCCATCGGCATCGCCCTGGTCCGCATCGGCAACCTGATCAACGGGGAGGCCGTGGGCCGCATGGCGGCCCGCCTGCCCTTCCAGCAGCATCCCGCCCAACTGTACGGCTCCGCCGTGGGCATCATCCTGCTGGTGGTCCACAACGTCCTGGCGCGGCGGCGCCGGTGGCCGCCGGGCTATTTGTTCTGGACCTTCGTCTTATATTACCAAATACTCCGGGGCTTCTTTGAGGAGACCTTCAGGGCCAATCCCTTGTACGCGTGGGGCTACGTGAACGACGAATGGGGCATCGGCTTCTTCACCTTGACCCAGTTGGTGACGCCCCCCATCATCCTGCTGGCCTGGTGGCTCCGGCGCCGCACCTTTGCATCCCCCGGCGACTGAATTCCCTTACCGATATTGGATCCCGTCGCCCTGCGGGCCGGGGGCCCGGCCCTTCTCGTCCCCGCTGCCGTCCCGGGGCCGTTCGTCCTCTTGGGGCTCCTCCGGGGGCGGGGGCAGGACGGCATCGAGGAAGCCCACCAGGGCCGTGACCTCCCCGTCGGACATGCGGGCCAGGCGCTCCACCGCCTGGGCCACCGGGGGACGCCGGTCCAACAGGGTCAGGAGGCGCCGCTGCCGCTCCGTCAACAATTCCGCCAGATCGTCCACATCGGTGAGGAGGGCGCCCAAGGGCACGTTGTACAGAGCCGCCAGATCCTTCAGCACATCGATGCCCGGCTGGCGTTCGTTCCGTTCGTATTTGGCTATGGTGGAGAAATGAAGCCCGATGCGCCGCTCCACGTCGTAGAGGCTGTAGTTGTGCTTGCGGCGCAGTTCCCGGAGGCGGCCACCCAAGTCCAATTGCCCAGCAACTCCCCGGCGGTACGGTCCCAGCTATGGTCATGTTGGTTCCCGTACACCGGCAAGCGCTCCTATAGCCAAAATGGCCATATTGTTCCCGCTACTGGTTGTTGCGTCGCAGGAAGCGCGCCCAGGTGGGGAGCAGGTCGGCCCTCTCCCCGGAAAACAGGAAGAACACCGACAAGAAGGAGGCCAGCAGCAGCAGCAAAGCCGCCGGGGCCGCCCGGGCGTAGAAGGCTTCCGAGGTGCCCGACCAGATGAGGGTGGCCAAGGTGGAAAAGCCGATGGGGCTCAGCAGGAGGGTGGCCGGCAGTTCCTTCAGCACCGTCAAGAACACCAGGGCGGCGCCGGCCAGGACTCCCGGGATCACCAAGGGCACCGTCACCCGGAACATGGCCTGCCACGGCCCGTAGCCCAGGCTGCGGGCCGCTTCCTCCAGGCGGGGGTTCACCTGGAGCAGGGCCGAGCGCCAGGCCCCCATGGCTTGGGGCAGGAACTGGATTACGTAGGCCAGGAGCAGGAGCACCAAGGTTTGATACATGAAACGAGCGGTGTTGATGGCAAAAAAAATGAGACCCAAAGCCACCACCAGACCCGGCAGGCCGTAGCCGATGTAGGTGGCCGCCTCCAGCAGGCGGGCGGCGGGTCCCGAGCTGCGGCTGGTGATCAAGGCCACGGGCAAGGCCAGCAGGACACACAGGAGGGCCCCCAGGAAGGCCACCCCCACGGAGTTGAGGGCCGCCCGGCCCACCGCCGCCAGGGCCTGTCCCCCGTCCATGCCCCGGACCAGCCAGTAGAAAATGACCGTCACCGGCAGGATGATGGCCGCCGTCACCACCGAGCCGCACAGGATCAAGGCCGGCCAGCGCCAAGGTCCAAGGGCGGTCACCGGCGCCCGGCGCTGGGTGCCCGGCCCGTGGCGGTAGTAGCGGGCCCGGCCCCGGGTGCTGAATTCAGCCACCAGGACCAGCAAGGTGCAGAAGACCAGCACCAGGCTCAAGGCCGCCCCGTAGGTGCGGTCGAAGGCCGCCTGGTACTGCAGGTAGATGACCCGGGTGAAAGTATCGAAACGCATGAACGAAACGGCGCCGAAATCGCTGAAGACATATAGGGAAACCAGGAGGCCGCCGGACACGAGAGCCGGCCGCAGGTTGGGCAGCACCACCCGCCGGAAGGTGGCCCACGGGCCGGAGCTCAGGCTCCTGGCCGCCTCCTCCAGGGCGGGATCCATCCGCAGCAGGGCGGCCCGGACGTTGAGGTAGATGTAGGGGTAGCTGAACAAGGTCAACGCCATGACCGCCCCGGGAAACCCGGTGATGTCGGGCACCCGCAGGCCCCATCCCCAGCCGTCCAGCACCTGCTGGACCATGCCCCGGGGACCCAGGGCCGCCAGCAAGGTGTAGGCTCCCAAGTAGCTGGGGATGGCCAGGGGCACCGCCAAGGCCACAGACCAAAAACGCCGCCCCGGCAAGTCGGAGCGGGTCGTCAGCCACGCCAAAGGGACCGACAAAATCAGGGCCAGGCCCGTGACCACGGCAGCCAACAGCAAAGTATGACCCAGCAGCTGCAAGGTGCGGGGTCTGAGCACCAAGGCCCAGACCCCGCCACCGGCAGCAGCGGCCCGTACCGCCAGGTATCCGATGGGCACTACCATCAGGAGCGCCACCACGGCTGCCATCAGCCACAGCAAAACGGTGCCCGCAGGTACCCGGGAGGTGGTTTGGTTGCCGCTTTCAGTCAAGCCTACAGCACACCTACTTCGGTCAAGAGTTCGATGGTGCGATCCAGGTCGTCCAGGTCGCTCAGGTCGATGGCGGGCGCCTCGATCTCAGCCAAGGGGGGCAGGTCCACCGACGGCCGGACGCCTTCCACCAAGGGGTATTCATACGTCTCCCGGGCGAAATATTCCTGGGCCGTGTCGGACAGCAGGAACTCCACCAGGGCCTGGGCCGCCTCGGCGTTGCCGGTGCCGGCCAGGACGGCCACGCCGGCCACGTTCACCAGGGCGCCCGCATCGCCGCCGGTCAGGTAGTAGTTGTCGGCCTTCAGCTCATCGCCCATTTCCGCCTTCAGACGGTATAGATAGTAATGGTTGATGAAGGCCGCGTCCACTTCGCCCCGGCTCACCGCCTCCAGGGCGGCCACGTTGTTGGCGTAGTCCTTGGGCTGGTTGTCCCGGATGCCTTCCAGCCACCGGCGGGCGCCGTCCTCACCTTCCACCAGCCGGAGGGCGGTGACGAAGGACTGGAAGGAAGCGTTGGTGGGCGCCCAGCCCAGCCGGCCCCGCCACTGGGGCTCGGTGAAGCCCCAGATGTCCGACGGCAGGTCGGCGGGATCCACCTTCTCAGTGTTGTAGGCCACAACCCGGGCCCGCCCCGACACGCCTACCCACAGGCCGTCGGGGGAGCGGAAGCGGCTGTCCACCTTGCCCAGGAGTTCACCGGGCAGGGCCCGCAGCAGGCCTTCCTTAGCCAAGGCGCCCAGGGCACCCGCGTCTTGGGCGATGAACACATCGGCCGGGCTGTTGGCCCCCTCCTCCAAGATGGTGGCGGCCACTTCGCCGGTGCTGCCGTACCGCACCACCACGCTGATGCCCGTTTCGGCCTCAAACTGCTCCAGAATGGGGCCGATGAGGGCCTCGTTCCGGCCCGAGTACACCGTCAAGGTTACCGGTTCCGGATCGGCAGGCCGGTCAGCGGTGCCCCCGTCGTCATCGGCGGTGCCGCCGCCCGTGGAGCAGGCAGCCGCCTGCAGGCCTACCAGAAGCAGAACCAGAAGGGGCAGCAGCCATCCTTTGCGGCCCCGGGCCTTCCGCAGGTGAACCACAACATCTCCTCCTCATGCAAATGATTTTCATTTTCAACTCACGGCGATTTTAGAAAGGGCCCGGGGGGCTGTCAAGGGAAAACTGCAAAATCATATCGTTTTCAATCGATAATGGTTACTATTTAATCTGTAAAAGAAAAAGCGGCTTCCCTTGACAGGCGGAAAACCTCTTTTGTAGACTGGCCTTAAGCAAGAAGTGAAAATGATTGTCATTGTCAGGAGAAGCCTATGCCGCCCATCATCACCCTCGAGGGTGTCAGCAAGCGTTTCCATCCCGGTCCCGTTCAGGCGCTGGACCGTATTTCCCTTACCGTTGAGCAGGGCGAGATCCTCACCCTCCTGGGTCCCAGCGGCTGCGGCAAGACCACGACCCTGCGCCTCATCGCCGGGTTCGAACGGCCCGACCCCAACGGCGGGGTCATCCGCATCCAAGGCCGCACGGTGGCCGGCCCATCCACCTGGGTGCCGCCGGAGCGCCGGGGCATAGGCATGGTTTTTCAGGATTACGCCCTCTTTCCCCACCTGACGGTTCTGGAAAATGTGATGTTCGGCTTGAACGGCCGCCGGGACCGGGTCCAGCGGGCCAAGGAAGTCCTGGACATGGTGGGCCTGACCAACTACGACCATCGCTTCCCCCACGAACTGTCGGGCGGCCAGCAGCAGCGGGTGGCCCTGGCCCGGGCCTTGGCCCCGGAGCCGGTGGTGCTTCTGCTGGACGAGCCCTTCAGCAACCTGGACACCCACCTGCGCCACGAGGTGCGGGATGAAGTGGTGAGCATCCTGCGGTCCGCCGGCATCACCTGTGTTTTCGTCACCCATGACCAGAAGGACGCCCTGGCCATTTCCGACCGCATCGCCGTCTTGAACCAGGGCCGCCTGGAGCAGGTGGGCACCCCGCGGGAGATCTACAAGAGCCCGGCCACCATTTTCGTGGCCACCTTCGTAGGCCGCAGCAACCTGCTGGAAGGCACCATCCACGGCAGCAACGGCTGCGTCCTGACGGATTTCGGCTCCCTCTGCCGGGTGGAGCGCTCGGGCCTGCCCGAAGGCACGCCGGTCCTGGTGGCGGTCCGGCCCGACGGGTTCCAGCCCGCCGGCGACGGCCCCCTGCGGGGCTGCGTGGTCAGCACCACCTACGCCGGCAACAACATCGAAGCCGTCATCGAGATGACCACCCTCCACGGCCGGCCCCGCCGGGTGGTGGCCCACTTGAGCCCCGGCACGCCGGTGGCCGTGGGCCAGCAGGTGGCCTTCCGCCTGGAGCCCGAATTCGTATCCGTCGTGCGCAATGCGTGCGAGATGTTCCAGGAAGCCGCGGGATAAGGAGCCAAGTCAAGGGCAATGAAAAAAGCGCGGGTGTGGAAACCCGCGCTTTTGTGCGCCCGGAGGGATTCGAACCCCCGCAAGACGCGGCTCCGGAGGCCGCCGCTCTATCCGACTGAGCTACGGGCGCAACGCCCGCCGATCCTGGTGCATCGGCATTACTAATTATAGCGCACCCCCGGCTGCCGCGCAAAGCGGTCAAGGGCCTCCCGCCGGCCATCCTGTCCTTCCTCCGCCGGCGAGACAGGAAAGAAGCCTTTCATATGCAAAATGAATGGGTTGGGCATTTGTGAGGAGGAGTGTTCCATTGTTTGAAAAAGTGTTGGTCGCCAACCGGGGCGAAATCGCGGTGCGGATCATCCGGGCGTGCCGGGAGCTGGGCATCCGCACCGTAGCCGTTTTCTCCGAAGCCGATGTGGATTCCCTGCACGTGCACCTGGCCGATGAAGCCTACAACATCGGCCCCGCCATGGCCAGCGAGAGCTATTTGAAGGTGCCCGCCATCATCGAGGTGGCCGGCAAGGCGGGGGTGGACGCCATCCATCCCGGCTACGGCTTTTTGGCGGAAAATTCCCACTTCGCCGCCGTGTGCAATACGTGGGGCATCGTCTTCATCGGCCCCAGCCCCCACGCCATCGAGAGCATGGGCTACAAGTCGGTGGCCCGGGAACTGATGGCCAAGGCCGATGTGCCCGTCATTCCCGGCATGGCCGAACCCCTGGCCAACGACGAGGAGGCTGCCGCCATCGCCGAGGAGCTGGGCTACCCCGTGCTGGTGAAGGCAGTGGCCGGCGGCGGCGGCCGGGGCATCCGGGTGGCCGCCGACCCCGACTCCCTGGCCGAAAGCCTTGTCTCGGCCCGCCGGGAGGCCCTGGCCTCCTTCGGCAACGGGGATCTGTACCTGGAAAAGTACCTGGAGGATCCACACCACGTGGAAATTCAAATTCTGGCCGACGGCGAGGGCAACGTCATCCACCTGGGGGAGCGGGAATGCTCGGTCCAGCGGCGGCGGCAGAAAATCCTGGAGGAAGCCCCCTCGCCCATCCTCACCTCGGAATTGCGGGAACAGATGGCCCAGGCCGCCGTGCGGGCGGCCCAGGCCGTGGACTATACCGGCGCCGGCACCGTGGAGTTCCTGGTGGACCGCCACGGCAACTTCTACTTCTTGGAGATGAACACCCGCATCCAGGTGGAGCACCCCCTGACGGAGATGCTGACGGGCATCGACATCGTTAAGGAGCAGATCCGCATCGCCGCCGGCGAGCCCCTGGGGGTCAAACAGGAAGACGTCCGGTTCAACGGCTGGGCCATGGAGTGCCGTATTAATGCCGAAGACCCCGACAACCGCTTCATGCCCTCCCCCGGCACCATCACCGGCTACCGCGCTCCCGGCGGGCCGGGCGTCCGGGTGGACGAGGGCATCTACGCCGGCTACACGGTGCAGCCTTTCTATGATTCCCTGCTGTGCAAGATCGTCACCTGGGGCCAGGACCGGCAGGAGGCGGCGGCCCGCATGGACCGGGCCCTGTCGGAACTGCAGCTGACGGGCGTGAAGACCACGGCGGAACTCCACCGGCACATCCTGCGGCACCCTGATTTCCAGGCGGGCCGGGTCCATACCCGCTGGCTGGAAGAGAGCCTGCTGGCCTCGTCGTAAGCCAACGGCCTATTCGCCCGGGCTCCCCGGCGCCGCCGGCTCCTGGACCTGGGCGAAGTAACGGCCGATGCCCACAAAGATGGCCCAGGCCACCCGCTCCTGGTAGGACCGCCCCATGAGGAGCCGCTCCTCTTGGGGATTGCTCAGAAAGCCCACCTCCACGGTGGCCGCCGGCATGCGGGCACGGCGCAGGACGATGTGGTCGATGTGGTGGTTCACGGCCCGGTCCGTCTGCCCCGTGATGTGGACCAGTTCCCGCTGGATGGCTTCGGCCAGCAGGCGGCTGGCCGGCGGGGATTCGGGATGGTAGAAGGTTTGGCCCCCGGACCAGCGGGGTGAGCCGATGGCGTTGGCGTGGATGCTGACCAGGATGTCGGCCCCCGAGTTGTTGATCATGTCCACCCGGGCCAGGAGATCCCGGCGCTTCCGCTCCGCCAGGGGGCCGGCGTCCATGCCGCTCAAGTCCATGTCCTCGGTGCGGCTCATGTGGACCACGGCCCCGGCCTCGGTGAGGTAATTCCGGAGCATGAGGGCGATGCTCAGCACCACGTCCTTTTCCAGGGTGCCCTGCCCGCCCACGCTGCCGGGATCGGGCCCGCCGTGGCCGGGATCGATGAAGATGGTCCGGCCCGCCAGGAGCCCGGCCGCCATGGCCTCCAGCCCGGCCCGGTAGGCCCGGGCGAAGCTGCCCGTCAACAGCAGCAGCATGGCTGCCATGGCCATGGACCATAGGAGCGGCCGCGGCACCCGCAAAACCCGCCCTTGCACAGTAGGCGACTCCCCCGCCGGTTAGACTTGTTTCCCTACCGATGGGTATGCAGGCGAATCCTGCCTATGCGCCCCGGCAGGCCGCCGGCCGACGGCCTGCCCGCGGCAACTGCGCGGAAAAACAAAAAACCCGGGGGTGCGGCTGGTGGCGCCGCCGCAGCCCCCGGTCCATACCGGCGCTTCAATTCAACGCTTGGAGAACTGAGAAGCCTTGCGGGCCTTCTTGAGGCCGTACTTGTAGCGTTCCTTCATGCGGGGATCCCGGGTCAGGAAGCCCTTCTTCTTAAGGGCCGGCCGGTATTCCGGCTCCACTTCCAGCAAAGCCCGGGCCACACCGTGCCTGACCGCTCCCGCCTGGCCGGAGAAGCCGCCGCCCGTCACGGTGGCAATCACATCAAACTTCTTGGCCACACCCAGCACCTCCAGGGGGGCGGTGACGGCCTTTTGGTGGGATTGATAGGGGAAATATTCTTCCAATGGGCGGTTGTTGATCAGGACGCGGCCGTGG encodes:
- the hemL gene encoding glutamate-1-semialdehyde 2,1-aminomutase — its product is MVLAFPQSSRWFQEAQRVIPGGVNSPVRALKAVAAEPVFMARGDGPYLWDEDGNRYIDYVMSWGALILGHRAPAVMAALTETLADGTGFGTATRWEVELAQLVVEALPAVEQVRLVSSGTEATMSVLRLARAHTGRDGIVKFAGCYHGHADSLLAAAGSGVLTHGIPGTPGVPAAAARDTYVLPYNDLDAVEQLFRERGDSLAAVIVEPVAGNMGLVPPKPGFLAGLRDITRRHGALLIFDEVITGFRVGWSGAQGLYGIRPDLTCLGKVLGGGLPVGAYGGPAEIMGKIAPAGPVYQAGTLAGNPLAVRAGLAALNQLRAPGFYDNLAGAAARLAEGLRSALADAGVPHHVQQMGSMLTVFFTQEPVGNLADAQKADTEAYGVFFRAMLARGVYLPPSQFEAMFVSAAHDEAAIQATIAAAAQAAGDLRRWGENRG
- a CDS encoding prolipoprotein diacylglyceryl transferase, with the translated sequence MIKDMLSALDPVMVEIGPFAIRWYGFLMAVSMAAGLYVMITHGRRQGIPEEHLYNLGLVIIVAGVIGARIIYVATNWPYYAANPGEILRVDHGGLSFHGAVGGGFLAGWYYCIRKGVSYRRVADLVVPGIAIGIALVRIGNLINGEAVGRMAARLPFQQHPAQLYGSAVGIILLVVHNVLARRRRWPPGYLFWTFVLYYQILRGFFEETFRANPLYAWGYVNDEWGIGFFTLTQLVTPPIILLAWWLRRRTFASPGD
- a CDS encoding helix-turn-helix transcriptional regulator; this encodes MDLGGRLRELRRKHNYSLYDVERRIGLHFSTIAKYERNERQPGIDVLKDLAALYNVPLGALLTDVDDLAELLTERQRRLLTLLDRRPPVAQAVERLARMSDGEVTALVGFLDAVLPPPPEEPQEDERPRDGSGDEKGRAPGPQGDGIQYR
- a CDS encoding iron ABC transporter permease; amino-acid sequence: MTESGNQTTSRVPAGTVLLWLMAAVVALLMVVPIGYLAVRAAAAGGGVWALVLRPRTLQLLGHTLLLAAVVTGLALILSVPLAWLTTRSDLPGRRFWSVALAVPLAIPSYLGAYTLLAALGPRGMVQQVLDGWGWGLRVPDITGFPGAVMALTLFSYPYIYLNVRAALLRMDPALEEAARSLSSGPWATFRRVVLPNLRPALVSGGLLVSLYVFSDFGAVSFMRFDTFTRVIYLQYQAAFDRTYGAALSLVLVFCTLLVLVAEFSTRGRARYYRHGPGTQRRAPVTALGPWRWPALILCGSVVTAAIILPVTVIFYWLVRGMDGGQALAAVGRAALNSVGVAFLGALLCVLLALPVALITSRSSGPAARLLEAATYIGYGLPGLVVALGLIFFAINTARFMYQTLVLLLLAYVIQFLPQAMGAWRSALLQVNPRLEEAARSLGYGPWQAMFRVTVPLVIPGVLAGAALVFLTVLKELPATLLLSPIGFSTLATLIWSGTSEAFYARAAPAALLLLLASFLSVFFLFSGERADLLPTWARFLRRNNQ
- a CDS encoding iron ABC transporter substrate-binding protein → MVHLRKARGRKGWLLPLLVLLLVGLQAAACSTGGGTADDDGGTADRPADPEPVTLTVYSGRNEALIGPILEQFEAETGISVVVRYGSTGEVAATILEEGANSPADVFIAQDAGALGALAKEGLLRALPGELLGKVDSRFRSPDGLWVGVSGRARVVAYNTEKVDPADLPSDIWGFTEPQWRGRLGWAPTNASFQSFVTALRLVEGEDGARRWLEGIRDNQPKDYANNVAALEAVSRGEVDAAFINHYYLYRLKAEMGDELKADNYYLTGGDAGALVNVAGVAVLAGTGNAEAAQALVEFLLSDTAQEYFARETYEYPLVEGVRPSVDLPPLAEIEAPAIDLSDLDDLDRTIELLTEVGVL
- a CDS encoding ABC transporter ATP-binding protein, whose protein sequence is MPPIITLEGVSKRFHPGPVQALDRISLTVEQGEILTLLGPSGCGKTTTLRLIAGFERPDPNGGVIRIQGRTVAGPSTWVPPERRGIGMVFQDYALFPHLTVLENVMFGLNGRRDRVQRAKEVLDMVGLTNYDHRFPHELSGGQQQRVALARALAPEPVVLLLDEPFSNLDTHLRHEVRDEVVSILRSAGITCVFVTHDQKDALAISDRIAVLNQGRLEQVGTPREIYKSPATIFVATFVGRSNLLEGTIHGSNGCVLTDFGSLCRVERSGLPEGTPVLVAVRPDGFQPAGDGPLRGCVVSTTYAGNNIEAVIEMTTLHGRPRRVVAHLSPGTPVAVGQQVAFRLEPEFVSVVRNACEMFQEAAG
- the accC gene encoding acetyl-CoA carboxylase biotin carboxylase subunit — encoded protein: MFEKVLVANRGEIAVRIIRACRELGIRTVAVFSEADVDSLHVHLADEAYNIGPAMASESYLKVPAIIEVAGKAGVDAIHPGYGFLAENSHFAAVCNTWGIVFIGPSPHAIESMGYKSVARELMAKADVPVIPGMAEPLANDEEAAAIAEELGYPVLVKAVAGGGGRGIRVAADPDSLAESLVSARREALASFGNGDLYLEKYLEDPHHVEIQILADGEGNVIHLGERECSVQRRRQKILEEAPSPILTSELREQMAQAAVRAAQAVDYTGAGTVEFLVDRHGNFYFLEMNTRIQVEHPLTEMLTGIDIVKEQIRIAAGEPLGVKQEDVRFNGWAMECRINAEDPDNRFMPSPGTITGYRAPGGPGVRVDEGIYAGYTVQPFYDSLLCKIVTWGQDRQEAAARMDRALSELQLTGVKTTAELHRHILRHPDFQAGRVHTRWLEESLLASS
- a CDS encoding N-acetylmuramoyl-L-alanine amidase — its product is MQGRVLRVPRPLLWSMAMAAMLLLLTGSFARAYRAGLEAMAAGLLAGRTIFIDPGHGGPDPGSVGGQGTLEKDVVLSIALMLRNYLTEAGAVVHMSRTEDMDLSGMDAGPLAERKRRDLLARVDMINNSGADILVSIHANAIGSPRWSGGQTFYHPESPPASRLLAEAIQRELVHITGQTDRAVNHHIDHIVLRRARMPAATVEVGFLSNPQEERLLMGRSYQERVAWAIFVGIGRYFAQVQEPAAPGSPGE
- the rpsI gene encoding 30S ribosomal protein S9, giving the protein MATQMQYRGTGRRKKSVARVQLVPGHGRVLINNRPLEEYFPYQSHQKAVTAPLEVLGVAKKFDVIATVTGGGFSGQAGAVRHGVARALLEVEPEYRPALKKKGFLTRDPRMKERYKYGLKKARKASQFSKR